A region of Streptomyces deccanensis DNA encodes the following proteins:
- a CDS encoding DUF742 domain-containing protein produces the protein MADAGREPLEAAQDITGGPPEPVDRAPAVRPFLLTAGRVSGAGRAAPIPIETQIVATSDGLSVLGTLAFEHHDIVAACRQPQSVAELAAHLRLHLNVVRVLAEDLCAAGHLAVHVPSARTAQDITVLRRVIHGLRAVPDSRDTLRDSG, from the coding sequence ATGGCCGACGCTGGACGAGAACCACTGGAAGCAGCACAGGACATCACGGGCGGCCCGCCCGAACCGGTCGACCGCGCCCCCGCCGTTCGGCCGTTCCTGCTGACCGCCGGCCGGGTGTCGGGGGCGGGCAGGGCGGCGCCGATCCCGATCGAGACGCAGATCGTGGCGACCTCGGACGGGCTCTCCGTCCTCGGCACGCTCGCCTTCGAACACCACGACATCGTGGCCGCCTGCCGGCAGCCGCAGTCCGTGGCGGAACTCGCCGCCCATCTGCGCCTGCACCTCAACGTCGTCCGGGTGCTCGCCGAGGACCTGTGTGCCGCCGGGCACCTGGCGGTCCACGTGCCCAGCGCCCGGACCGCCCAGGACATCACCGTACTGCGAAGGGTCATCCATGGTCTCCGTGCCGTCCCCGACTCACGGGACACGCTCCGTGACAGCGGTTGA
- a CDS encoding sensor histidine kinase — MPTNTVEPPPGRTDRTPVFRRRAVSLLARWPFRRKLNVLVVAPVAVVGTLLGVGVTGQIDQVRGADRIAELVRDSEQVAALANDIQAEHRLALLLSVQYEAARPGASQPSTTAYREAQQATDERAAAVRAAFGSSLPAEEKQALEYIAGLDSLRDKLARDYVPAANIDPAYAAAVGYLIDGIGLDRFAATSQSSVTNLLDAVLRADAAHAAFESAVFSAQTHDANALTEYTRAVGAHELFTHQSERFGRIAEPKQVLLMGGIERGAEQNALTSQFAELQVDPGALQSQSTGELREKIAAGERQADTRLGITRTLIRQTAAQADALSENALYKAWLMLGLALLGFAAWLAFCVLVRRSVVRPLMALTGSAQRVVAAAGEELARVADDESTDTAPFRPQAIPVPVRDDIGELAEAFNHVQVTAAALLERQMLSRRNVAEMFGNVGRRVSNLTTRQLSLIDAVEREETDPELLDRLYRIDHIAVRLQRNADSLMLLAGIRETDVEARPTTLADVIRSGLGRIEGFQRVSLRSETDITVGPDIIGDLTLLLAELLENAVSFSPSHTPVEVVVRPGTDVTKDGGALIEVIDHGLGMSAERLAEENARLVRRERLDLVPTKVLGLFVVGSLARHLGLHVTLSRTPGGGVTGTVWIPSELLLTMGPDDGTTPGTGAAPATGHEGTAPAPVPVPAAVPVPERRPTIVSPHSDLPRRVPSRLGPNSAAPEGTSPTAARPLRRRVRGATLTVTTPAADRSTPAPRRPLDADAVRSELDEFEAAVRRAEQDATAPPNETGTTATPESPEGQKETGSDDVDR; from the coding sequence GTGCCCACGAACACGGTGGAGCCGCCGCCCGGCCGCACGGACCGGACTCCTGTGTTCCGCCGCAGGGCGGTCTCCCTTCTCGCCCGGTGGCCGTTCCGGCGAAAACTCAATGTGCTCGTCGTCGCGCCCGTGGCGGTCGTCGGCACGCTCCTCGGCGTCGGCGTCACGGGTCAGATCGACCAGGTCCGCGGCGCCGACCGGATCGCCGAACTGGTGCGTGACAGCGAGCAGGTCGCGGCGCTCGCCAACGACATCCAGGCCGAACACCGGCTGGCACTGCTGCTGTCCGTGCAGTACGAAGCGGCCCGGCCCGGAGCCTCCCAGCCGTCGACGACGGCCTACCGCGAGGCGCAACAGGCCACCGACGAACGGGCCGCGGCCGTGCGGGCCGCGTTCGGGTCGAGCCTGCCGGCCGAGGAGAAGCAGGCGCTCGAGTACATCGCCGGCCTGGACTCCCTGCGCGACAAGCTCGCCCGGGACTACGTCCCGGCCGCCAACATCGACCCCGCCTACGCCGCCGCGGTCGGCTACCTCATCGACGGCATCGGCCTCGACCGCTTCGCCGCGACCTCGCAGTCCTCGGTGACCAACCTGCTGGACGCCGTACTGCGGGCGGACGCCGCCCACGCGGCCTTCGAGAGCGCCGTGTTCTCCGCGCAGACCCATGACGCGAACGCCCTCACGGAGTACACGCGCGCCGTCGGCGCCCATGAACTCTTCACCCACCAGTCCGAGCGCTTCGGCCGTATCGCCGAGCCGAAGCAGGTCCTGCTCATGGGCGGCATCGAGCGCGGGGCCGAACAGAACGCCCTCACCTCCCAGTTCGCGGAACTGCAGGTCGATCCGGGAGCACTGCAGTCACAGAGCACGGGCGAACTGCGCGAGAAGATCGCCGCCGGAGAGCGGCAGGCCGACACACGCCTCGGCATCACCCGGACCCTGATCAGGCAGACCGCGGCGCAGGCCGATGCCCTGTCCGAGAACGCCCTGTACAAGGCGTGGTTGATGCTGGGTCTGGCGTTGCTCGGATTCGCCGCCTGGCTGGCGTTCTGCGTGCTGGTCCGTCGCTCGGTCGTCCGCCCCCTCATGGCCCTGACCGGTTCCGCCCAGCGGGTCGTCGCGGCCGCGGGCGAGGAACTGGCCCGCGTCGCGGACGACGAGTCCACCGACACCGCCCCGTTCCGGCCGCAGGCCATCCCGGTCCCGGTCCGCGACGACATCGGCGAACTCGCCGAGGCGTTCAATCATGTGCAGGTCACCGCCGCCGCACTGCTGGAGAGGCAGATGCTGAGCCGACGCAACGTCGCCGAGATGTTCGGCAACGTCGGGCGTCGGGTCAGCAATCTCACCACCCGCCAACTGTCCCTGATCGACGCCGTGGAACGCGAGGAGACCGACCCCGAACTCCTAGACCGGCTCTACCGCATCGACCACATCGCGGTACGGCTCCAGCGCAACGCCGACAGCCTGATGCTGCTCGCCGGGATCCGGGAGACGGACGTCGAGGCCCGGCCGACCACCCTGGCCGACGTCATACGCTCCGGCCTCGGCCGCATCGAGGGGTTCCAGCGGGTGTCCCTGCGGTCCGAGACGGACATCACCGTCGGGCCCGACATCATCGGCGATCTGACCCTGCTGCTCGCCGAACTGCTGGAGAACGCCGTCTCGTTCTCCCCGTCCCACACCCCCGTCGAAGTGGTCGTGCGGCCCGGCACCGATGTCACCAAGGACGGCGGCGCGCTGATCGAGGTCATCGACCACGGCCTCGGCATGAGCGCGGAACGCCTCGCCGAGGAGAACGCCCGCCTCGTCCGACGGGAACGGCTCGACCTGGTGCCGACCAAGGTGCTCGGCCTCTTCGTGGTCGGCAGTCTCGCCCGCCACCTCGGTCTTCACGTGACCCTGAGCCGTACACCGGGCGGTGGTGTCACCGGCACCGTCTGGATCCCCTCCGAACTCCTGCTGACCATGGGGCCGGACGACGGCACGACGCCCGGGACGGGAGCGGCGCCCGCCACGGGGCACGAGGGGACGGCCCCCGCACCCGTACCGGTACCCGCCGCCGTGCCCGTTCCCGAACGGCGGCCGACGATCGTGTCACCCCACAGCGACCTGCCCCGGCGCGTACCGTCCCGCCTCGGCCCGAACTCCGCCGCCCCCGAGGGGACGTCACCGACGGCCGCCCGTCCACTGCGGCGACGGGTCCGCGGCGCGACGCTCACCGTGACCACCCCGGCGGCCGACCGAAGCACCCCCGCGCCGCGCCGGCCGCTGGACGCCGACGCCGTCCGCTCCGAACTCGACGAGTTCGAGGCCGCCGTACGCAGGGCGGAACAGGACGCGACCGCGCCCCCGAACGAGACCGGCACCACCGCAACACCGGAATCCCCAGAAGGCCAGAAGGAGACGGGCAGTGACGACGTCGACAGGTGA
- a CDS encoding helix-turn-helix domain-containing protein — MMAKSRHHAPRDIPEIPFAAPAGTPAGVEVMSLAELRRRVSEHTLARPQRPDFHHLLTLTAGDLRHVVDFAGYALHPGSWLWVRPGQVHQWGDLTRAEGTLILFQQDVLDPATATAARVDDPHAPVVTTPVAADAEAVTMAADHLRHEFQSFGHLPLELHIAALRHLLAVLLLRLAHLTVPVGSPASEPDETYLRFRDAVERHFTATRRVEDYAHMLGYSGRTLARATLAGAGLSAKEFIDRRVVLEAKRLLAHGDESAAQISDHLGFVTPSQFSKFFMQRAGRTPIDFRNEVRGRAEGAEGSVAPGQGSAWAG, encoded by the coding sequence ATGATGGCCAAAAGCCGACACCATGCCCCGCGCGACATCCCGGAGATCCCGTTCGCCGCGCCCGCCGGCACGCCCGCGGGCGTCGAGGTCATGTCGCTGGCCGAGCTACGGCGCCGCGTCTCCGAGCACACCCTCGCCCGGCCCCAGCGCCCCGACTTCCACCATCTGCTCACGCTCACCGCGGGCGACCTCCGGCACGTCGTCGACTTCGCCGGCTACGCCCTGCACCCGGGCTCCTGGCTGTGGGTACGCCCGGGCCAGGTGCACCAGTGGGGCGACCTCACCCGTGCCGAGGGCACCCTGATCCTCTTCCAGCAGGACGTGCTCGACCCGGCCACGGCGACAGCCGCCAGGGTCGACGATCCGCACGCACCGGTCGTCACCACTCCCGTCGCCGCCGACGCCGAGGCGGTGACCATGGCAGCGGACCACCTGCGTCACGAGTTCCAGTCGTTCGGCCATCTGCCCCTGGAGTTGCACATCGCGGCTCTGCGTCACCTCCTCGCCGTGCTCCTGCTGCGGCTGGCCCATCTCACCGTCCCGGTCGGCAGCCCGGCGTCGGAACCCGACGAGACCTATCTGCGCTTCCGGGACGCCGTCGAACGGCACTTCACCGCCACCCGACGCGTCGAGGACTACGCCCACATGCTCGGCTACTCGGGACGCACCCTCGCCCGGGCGACCCTGGCGGGCGCGGGGCTCAGCGCGAAGGAGTTCATCGACCGCCGGGTCGTGCTGGAGGCGAAACGTCTGCTGGCGCACGGCGACGAGAGCGCGGCGCAGATCTCGGACCACCTCGGCTTCGTCACGCCCTCCCAGTTCAGCAAGTTCTTCATGCAACGCGCCGGCCGCACCCCGATCGACTTCCGCAACGAGGTCCGGGGACGCGCCGAGGGGGCGGAGGGGTCGGTGGCGCCCGGTCAGGGGTCAGCGTGGGCTGGTTGA
- a CDS encoding GTP-binding protein has protein sequence MVSVPSPTHGTRSVTAVEPPPLPVKLVIAGGFGVGKTTTVGSISEIRPLTTEAAITEVAAGVDDLTLTPGKTTTTVAMDFGCITLDPTLKLYLFGTPGQDRFGFMWDDVVEGALGALVIVDTRRLDDCYAAVDYFEHKRIPFAVAVNAFDGEVEHDLTEVRWALDIAEHVPLVVFDARRTGSVRDALLVVLDVALTRAEATATTATT, from the coding sequence ATGGTCTCCGTGCCGTCCCCGACTCACGGGACACGCTCCGTGACAGCGGTTGAGCCGCCGCCCCTGCCGGTCAAGCTGGTCATCGCCGGCGGCTTCGGGGTCGGCAAGACCACCACGGTGGGCTCCATCTCCGAGATACGGCCGCTCACCACGGAGGCCGCCATCACCGAGGTCGCGGCAGGCGTCGACGACCTCACCCTGACACCCGGCAAGACCACCACCACCGTGGCCATGGACTTCGGCTGCATCACTCTCGACCCGACGCTGAAGCTGTATCTGTTCGGGACACCGGGCCAGGACCGCTTCGGATTCATGTGGGACGACGTGGTCGAAGGCGCGCTCGGCGCACTGGTCATCGTGGACACCCGCCGCCTCGACGACTGCTACGCCGCCGTCGACTACTTCGAGCACAAGCGCATCCCCTTCGCCGTCGCCGTCAACGCCTTCGACGGGGAGGTCGAACACGACCTGACCGAAGTACGGTGGGCACTGGACATCGCCGAACACGTCCCGCTCGTCGTCTTCGACGCACGCAGGACCGGCTCCGTGCGCGACGCCCTCCTGGTCGTGCTCGACGTCGCCCTCACCCGCGCCGAAGCGACCGCGACGACAGCGACGACCTGA
- a CDS encoding roadblock/LC7 domain-containing protein, producing MTTSTGDSTSEQANPADLRTAAADFTWLLDRFATDTAGVVDAIAVSSDGLLIAVSQLRDRADSERLAAIVSGVTSLAAGVSGNYSLGGLNKVIIDLEGGHVLVSAIGNGAVLGVVASKEAKLGNIAYEMTLFANRAGAALTPQLVMELKNSVGSTPAG from the coding sequence GTGACGACGTCGACAGGTGACAGCACCTCCGAACAGGCGAATCCCGCCGACCTGCGAACCGCGGCGGCCGATTTCACCTGGCTGCTCGACCGGTTCGCCACCGATACCGCGGGTGTCGTGGACGCCATCGCGGTGTCGTCCGACGGACTGCTGATCGCCGTCTCCCAACTACGCGACAGGGCCGACTCCGAGCGGCTCGCCGCGATCGTGTCCGGCGTCACGAGTCTCGCCGCGGGCGTCTCCGGCAACTACAGCCTGGGCGGCCTCAACAAGGTCATCATCGACCTGGAGGGAGGCCATGTGCTGGTCTCTGCCATCGGCAACGGCGCCGTACTCGGAGTGGTCGCCTCCAAGGAGGCGAAACTGGGCAACATCGCCTACGAGATGACCCTCTTCGCCAACCGTGCCGGGGCCGCGCTCACCCCGCAACTGGTGATGGAACTCAAGAACAGCGTCGGCTCCACACCGGCCGGCTGA
- a CDS encoding SDR family oxidoreductase yields the protein MSETAAASAATTVVTGSTGRLGGRVARRLAERGIPQKLLARSPERAPRLTGAVAVRGDYADQGAAREALAGARTLFMVSASESADRLAQHKRFVDAAAEAGVRHLVYVSFYGAAPDATFTLARDHFHTEQHIRASGLAYTFLRDNLYAEFVPDLVGEDGVIRGPAGSGRAAFVAQDDIADVATAVLSRPDDHAGMTYDLTGPEALSLDDAATVLSEQLGRAVTYRQETVEEAYASRASYGAPAWQLDAWVSTYTAIASGELDGVSDAVPRLTGRPATPLADVVGAVTR from the coding sequence ATGTCCGAAACAGCAGCCGCATCCGCCGCCACGACGGTCGTCACCGGCTCCACCGGTCGGCTCGGTGGGCGCGTCGCCCGGCGCCTGGCCGAGCGAGGCATCCCGCAGAAACTCCTGGCCCGCAGCCCGGAGCGAGCCCCTCGGCTGACCGGGGCGGTCGCCGTGCGCGGTGACTACGCCGACCAGGGCGCCGCGCGGGAGGCCCTCGCCGGAGCCCGCACCCTCTTCATGGTCTCCGCCTCCGAGAGCGCCGACCGCCTCGCCCAGCACAAGAGGTTCGTGGACGCCGCGGCGGAGGCGGGTGTGCGGCACCTGGTGTACGTCTCCTTCTACGGAGCGGCACCCGACGCCACCTTCACGCTGGCGCGCGACCACTTCCACACCGAGCAGCACATCCGCGCGAGCGGACTGGCGTACACCTTCCTCCGGGACAACCTCTACGCCGAGTTCGTCCCCGATCTCGTCGGCGAGGACGGTGTCATCCGAGGCCCGGCCGGAAGCGGGCGCGCCGCGTTCGTGGCCCAGGACGACATCGCCGACGTGGCCACCGCCGTGCTGTCGCGGCCGGACGACCACGCGGGCATGACGTACGACCTGACCGGACCCGAGGCGCTCTCGCTGGACGACGCGGCCACCGTCCTGTCGGAACAGCTCGGACGCGCCGTCACCTACCGGCAGGAGACGGTCGAGGAGGCCTACGCCTCCCGCGCCTCCTACGGCGCTCCGGCCTGGCAGCTGGATGCCTGGGTGTCCACGTACACGGCCATCGCCTCGGGTGAACTGGACGGCGTCAGTGATGCCGTGCCCCGTCTCACCGGGCGTCCCGCCACGCCCCTCGCCGACGTCGTGGGCGCCGTGACGCGCTGA
- a CDS encoding GNAT family N-acetyltransferase, translating to MSWRRSKTGPDHRPPMRLQPLTRTGAQQIEHWFDHPEVRSRLGGRSWIHRQLSLIGQDPGIPFRGATVLRSHGWIGLDPAGTPVAFVLGDVYDRWVRYHGEGPEGPLLSDTDPRRAMGLAYGVDPERWRRGHGRSVLRAVLVHPDIGDVQTFFCGVEPDNHASRDSAEAAGFTLADVEPDHEGMLYYRRARPGRSTSPR from the coding sequence ATGTCATGGCGACGATCGAAGACGGGTCCGGACCACCGCCCGCCGATGCGGCTGCAGCCGTTGACCCGCACCGGGGCACAGCAGATCGAGCACTGGTTCGACCATCCCGAGGTTCGGAGTCGCCTGGGCGGCCGGTCCTGGATCCACCGTCAGCTGAGCCTGATCGGTCAGGACCCCGGCATCCCCTTCCGCGGCGCGACGGTGCTGCGCTCCCACGGGTGGATCGGGCTGGATCCGGCGGGCACGCCGGTCGCGTTCGTCCTCGGCGACGTCTACGACCGCTGGGTCCGCTACCACGGCGAAGGCCCCGAGGGCCCCCTCCTGTCCGACACCGACCCCCGGCGCGCCATGGGCCTGGCGTACGGGGTCGACCCCGAGCGGTGGCGTCGGGGACACGGCCGCTCGGTCCTCCGCGCCGTCCTCGTCCACCCCGACATCGGCGACGTCCAGACGTTCTTCTGCGGCGTCGAGCCCGACAACCACGCCAGTCGCGACAGCGCCGAAGCCGCCGGCTTCACCCTCGCCGACGTGGAACCGGACCACGAAGGGATGCTCTACTACCGCCGCGCCCGCCCAGGTCGATCAACCAGCCCACGCTGA